The Lasioglossum baleicum chromosome 3, iyLasBale1, whole genome shotgun sequence region TTGAGAGTTATTTTTACTTTCATTTTGATGTGTATGTTAGTATAGGATCATTGTTCGTCATTTGCATAAGTAAGGCACTACTTTGCATATAGAAGTCATTAAGACTGACATATATACTCGTAATCTTATTGAATTATGTGTtagagaatttcaagaaaatgtacaCTTTCGCCGAAACATCCCTAAAGTCCAAAATAAATCGCTATCGTTTTGTGCTGAAAATTATATAACGAAACGTTAATATTTATGAGCTTCCATAAATGATATTAATCAGTATACTAAAAGTAATATTATGAGAAAGTTTAACGAGGCGATACCATACAGATAGAAAGTATAGTTGCAAACTTAACAGACACATGTGTTCATATATTTTCATGTTCCAAAAAGTTCTACAagacaatttattatttctcaATCGGTTCATTcatatttccaatactctttTCCATTAGTAATCgagaacacacacacacgtttCATGTACCGTTAgacataataattttaaaaggtGATGTAGGTGACCTGGAAACCCAAAACGTAAACCACGTCGATTGGTTGAATACGATTTCTTTGGTTCATAAGTTTATTGATGAATTAATTTGGAAACGTTTATTAAAAatctatatacacatatatatatatatatatatatatagatgtaCTAataatacatgtatgtatagatattttaaataatactgCACAGTAAATTTTAACGTACGTATTACGAATGGGaatttagaagaaaattaaGGGACaagaaacataattttttaatttgttataaatatataaccaTTCTCTTTTATGAACTTattgtttacaatatttatatttttaaaatagattcaATATTGAATGAATACTCAATATTAAATGTAAACATACTATAAAATTATGTTTTTTATGTTTACAAGAGGTGTAGCGGAAATTATGCGAGGTCCATATTTTTCGATAAATAAGTATAATAAACAGATCTGTTTACATTTATTGTTTCGATTACATAAATCTCACATACGCTAATTCGACGTCTTATATTAAACTTGTAAATTTTTAGTGAAAttgatatataatttattatatatttaaatctCATCGAACGAttcatttattgtttatttagaATATACACTCAACTTGTCTCAGATCATTTTCAGAACGACGAAATTGAATTTCTCGAAGAAGAACAATGTGAAAAATTGAGCGGAATGGTGCTAGGAAAATAGGAAAGTTCTATATTGTTATCATACATATAATGGTTTGGCCTAGAAGATGCGATTACCGGTCGGGGGAAAGTGTTCGCGAAATAAGTGCAACCGCAACATCGCAACATAATTTCTGTACTTTGATCAAGATAAACTAATTCGAAAAATTACATGTTGCTTTATATTAGCTCCTGAGAAAATAGAAGAAACATCGAATCGAACTAATTTGATTTTCCAGGCGAGTAAAAGCTATAAAGCTCTGCTTCAgtttgtttcatttttattaatttaacaatttcttatttttgcctTTTCTTCCGTTTACGTTAACGTTATActtatgtatataatttatcCACAAATCGATGATTATTTACTTTTTGATGCAAGGTGTGCCAAACAAAACGTTACGAGCTGTTTTCTCAGAATATAATGAAGATAATATTCAcactttcgtttcagaagtaaatAGTCCAAGGAATAAGTTAATCTTTTAATAtgcaatacattttttaagAGCAACTGCTAATGGAAAAAAACAGGGAtccaacatttttataaataggAGGTACTATTAATTATTTGTTATTGTAGTAGCTCTCATTATAGTtacttcaacaattttttattgttcaTGGTggtcccagatagcacaaagacgtctcgaatgtcctacgaacgctGAGGTAGTTCGAAGTTACGTAAAAGGTAAAACTAAAGCGAATATACAACAGGAAAAATCGAGAAAgtaaatataaaagtgaaagaGAAGAGCAAATAGCTTTCGTTGACAGTTCGAAACGAACCGAAGGTTGCACCATAGTGACACCCTTTTACTAATTGAAATATGTCTTCCTCCACTGTAACATGTATACGCATATGTATACCTAAAGAGGCCAGGGTGCACAATGATCCTTTTCCAGATTTACGTTTACCTACTTTTAGCAGCTATGTTGAAACACTAATAAGTGTGCAGTGTTATTATTTCGGCGTAGTATTTAATAGGGTTGTTATTTTTCCTATTCGAAGGTCAAAGATTTTAAAGCTCCAAAGGTTCTCGAATTTCATCAGagtttcaatttcaaaaacttCGAAGATGATGAGCATTTATAAGTCTCTAAGTTTCAACATttgaaacttcgaaggtgatgagaatcgaggttttgaagcttcgaaattcgaatctctGTAGTAAATGGAGTTTCGAagctttgaattttttaattttgctgctaacaataagttatatatttgatacaattatacAGACACCACTGCGTTTTGAAAAATACGCCACCACAGCTAAAAGATTGATTAAGTTATAACTTCATacgattcgaagacttcgaaacgTCGtacacttcgaagttcccttcgttcctttgaATCCTTCGAATTTTCGAAGAGTCAAAGCTACGGAAAAGTGACAGCCCTGGTATTTATATTACGTAGCGTTCATGCTTTTTGATGAAATGATAACCATTTTCAAATTAATAGGATACATGATCATTTCAATTCCATAAAAATATCCGGCAGGACCCAAAGGAGCAGCCTACACTTTTTAATTGATGTCaataatacataaatacatatacgCAAATGAGTAATTCGTAATTGTATCACCGACGaggtactattaaagactgccaaccttatgggagttcgtgtcaccCGAATATTttggtgttctcttacgccctctaggatatattctgactagagtgagaaacagaaggctatcgacatgatctcgtcggtgcatGAAGGATTTTAACGATTTATTCATGTCAATTCTCGTTTATGTACAGAGAACAACTGATTATTTATAAAACATTGGAAACTGAAGACAGAAGATATTCAATTCTCACGCACATTCACACGCATTCACACATCTTCACACACAATACACTCAAAGATGTCGATTGGCCGattgtgccaactcgcgtctaggtcgcgctctgattggtctgtgtttttcgtcctatataaacaaagccgcggataacatttttgcagaggaaaatgtcgcttcaaatgacctcaggaacctcccatttccgggaagtgaaggagttttgggacaccctgtatatggtcaAAGGTCTAATTGTAAGACAAAAACTCTTTTTCTCATCGATTCTCTAATCTGATTCCGACTTTTTCAGAGAATCGATTCTCACATTTCGATTCTGAATCGACTAGAGAATCGATTCGTTGAGGTGAATCGAACATCCCTACTGTGCATGCATATGCATGTGTGAGTAACTAGCATGTGTATTGCGTATATATGTACTGATATGTATACTTATGTAGATATACGTAGCAGCGGCTGCAGCGCAGAGGCGCAGAGTAACAGTATACACTTTACTAAACAAgcataatgaaataaatgagTGCTTTTATTCAGATATAACATAATGGGAAGTCCAGCGCTAATTATTTCCTAAGTATCTAGCATCATTAGCGGACATATGTATTAAGAGAAAAtccatgaaaataatattttctatgTGCACTGAAAAGcagtttatatttttattgtgcaaAGAAACAACATGTCCGCTATCTTGTTTGGCGTCcgaatcaattttttatttatcacgTATCGCAGTGTAAATGTGAGATGATGCGATGAGACCTTCAATTTTTGTGACAATGTACTGCACCGCGATACATACCTTCAGATTTTGTATGTGAACAATGACGGAGCCGGAACTTTGCCGGCTCTGCGCCGAGaccaaagaaaattttattggCATTTATGATGCTGAAGGACAAAAATTAGCTATAGACGCTAAAATAGCCAAGTGTTTGCAAATTcaggtgaacattcgtattCTTTGAAAGTTTGTCTTTAACATGATCGAATTTGGTATTCTGAAAAATTCTGTTTGTCATTCTCATTTTCATTAATTAACAGAcagtaaatatttttctacttATTGGTTTGTTACGTGCATACAATTCACTTTTTTTTATAGGTATGTGTCATATTTAAGTGGATGTTTTTGCAGGTATTGATAAGCGATGGATTGCCGCTCACAGTTTGCATAGACTGTTGTATATTATTGAATCAGTGCAATGAGTTTTTTGAGAAAACCAACCAGGCACAAACGTCTCTCAGGCAATTACTTATAAATACTAAGTCTGAACCACAGTCATTAGAAACAAACATAGATTATATTCAAAAAGCTGACGCATTTCCAAAAGAGGAGGAAGAAACTAGAGACACTGTCGCGGAATGTCGTCAGCTGTCAAATAATTACATTCACGAGTCCAATGTTTCACACGACTATTTCATCGAGGAACCAAAAAGTATTAATCAAAAAAAGTACGAGGTTAAGGAATCGGAAAgcaatgcaaaagaaaaaaaatgtaaaatacaaaTGAAGAAAACATTGCCCAAACAGACAAAAAAAAAGCTAAAACGGAAAAGTCAGAATGAAAAATTGGACGATACACACCTATATATAAATTCTGATTTAGAAAAAGAACACAACAGTATGAATGTAAAAACTAATGTTAAGATTCCGGATAATTATATGACAGGTAATTTCTAATATCAATATACGGTGACTCccgctaatattcggacacactTAAAAAGgcaataactttttcaatattggccaatacgatttgaacttttctcggaagctagagcacaaTTAGtgtactacaggatgtgaaaggaaattttttcaaaaattgcaactgatcggaattgcagagaaaattctAAAGGTTGGATTTTGCAACTTGTTTATGTGGGCTTATGTGGAAAATTTAgagaacacgtttcgtagacctgtgtcaattaaacatattcggaAAATTTCctcaaaatcggtcgatgttGCAATGAGTTACAAAGTTCAAAGAtggtaaaatttcaaatttttggtctctgcaataaatctaaggattcttacatctttgaaTACCTGCCGTTTTTTCCTATAtcatccgatttcgatgaaactttcgcaatgcatacaattgacacagatctacaaaacgtatttttaaaatttctaaaTGTAaagtgaaatgcaacttttagtattttctctacaattccgaccaattgcaatttttgacaaaaattccttttcgcatcctgtagtaaacgaaTTACTCCAGATTCTcaaaaatattcaaatcgtatagtcgaATAGATCGGAATTTCCGAGAATTTTCGGGTTTCCCAAGCACGTTTGGgttctcgaataattttctCGTGGATAATCCCGGAAATTTTAGCCAtgcaccatagatttttcaaaatcatgcaataatcaccggtcggtaatgtgttaaattgTATGTAAATTTTACCATGCGTACTTACATTGATCGGAGTATGCTGTTACGTATATAGGTACAGATTCGGATTTGGAGATCATCGAATCGCATACATCGGAAGCATTAAAATTTGGACATAAAAGAGGAGACAGTATGGATAGGTACCCTTGGCTTTGCACAGACTGTAATGATAAATTGCCAAGCTTAGAAGGATTAGAGGTACATCACGAGACTGTTCACAATCAACAAGCGAAATACATGTGTGTTCTATGCTGTAAAGTTTACGATAAATATTACGGTTTCCTTACTCATGTCAAACGACATAAAAATAAAGCGAAATTCAggtaaatataatttcttttaacCGAGACACACGTGACCACTTATTATTTTGTATAGCTTGTTAACATACAATAcattttcatatataatatatacggtGCACATATATacgcatgtatgtatgtatatatgtatgtatatgtatatatacttaGTTGCGAAGATTGTGGGAAATCATTTGTACATAAAAAAGTATTAGATTCTCACAAAGCAATTCATAGTGAAGAACGGCCTCATGTATGTCAAACTTGTGGAAAGGCATTTAGACAACAAAGTGCTTTGTACATCCATAGTCGATGCCATTTACCGGATACAATGAAGAATAGATTTCCATGCGATCAATGCGACAAAAGGTAATTTTTAAAGTTGAACACCATAATCTCCAATGTTCACGATTTCAGGTGTAAACGAATCTCTTACGTTTATGTTTCTCAAACATTAAAAGGTAAAAACAACTTTTCCAGATTCTCGACAAAACCAAACTTGGTTACGCATAAACGAATTCATTCGGGCGTTAGGAATTTCACGTGCGATCAATGCGGTAAAAGTTTTATCCAGAAAGGAAATTTGGAGGCACATTTTCTAACACATTCAGCAGACAAGCCTTACAGTTGCACCCAATGTTCAAAAGCGTACgcttattattttataacaaaatCTAGATATAGCTTGTgcatttatttaatgtaaatatacatatataataacagaGTCGAATACAATTTGTAGCTTTAAAACTCCGTTACAATTGAAGAAACATGAAACAGTTCATACCGGAGCTAAGCCGCATCAGTGTGCTGTGTGTGGAAGAACTTTTCGAGAAAAAGGTACATTAAGGGAGCATCATAGAATACATACTGGAGCAATGCCGTTTACATGCGAATTTTGTGGTAAATGTTTTCGCTTCAAAGGCATATTAACTGTGAGTTCATTGAATATTTTCGTttatattgtacagggtgttcgtGGCTGTTACTAGCCATCGTTTATCTTTTCTGATACTGCTTTTTGCAAATAGTGTAATGGCGTATGGCGTATGTGATTTTGTTTCTGTTTGAACTACTTTTTTTTAGAGATGAAGGTgacctttaatttttaaagtggaatgctatatgtatattttttttatatcgtATGAAAGCGTGCCTCACGACAAATTCATTCGTATATACAACGTCACAAATATGGAAAAGGAACACTCTTTAGCTTTTCCctaatatgtatttattatttgcaagaTAAACGATGGCTAGTAATAGCCGCGAGCACCGTGTGTATATATCATATGAGTTTTTCATATACCACTAATGATTACTTTAATGTTAGACTCATAGAAGACAACATACGGGTGAACGTCCATATAGTTGCCTTGAATGTCAACATCATTTCACAAATTGGCCAAACTATAATAAACATATGAAACGCAGGCATGGCATTAATACATCTCACACAAAACATTTGTCTCAATCTCAACCATCACAGCAACAATTACATCAACAGCAGCAACAATCAGAACAAACAGTCCAGTCGAATACATCTGAAGACCCTTTATCAGCTATATCCCATTCGGAATCGTCAACAGTCCAAGTAAAAAATGATTCTCTTATCAAATACTCTATTTCATGCAAGGTGTTCAATTCTCTTATCGgtagaatatattattattaaactaGTTTCTTTAAATGGACATCGTACAGGGTGGTCCTTTCACTAGACCGCCCCACACCATCGCCGACTAGCGttttcagtggcgctcaccactataaCGGTCTGGGTTGGGTCGTTCGACGGgttacggcgcggcgaacggccgcgctagtggtgagcgccagtGAAAACGTTGGTACGGTCTAGTGGGCAACAACCTTAAATCTACCACTGCCAGTTAAATAAACGgtcttaaatttttaattttataattattgaaacgatgacgttgcttacataGAAAAATTGATTCTATAAATTCATCCAAATCCAAGCACGTACTGCAATgagaattgcacaaaatctaaataaataaagccttgtcatttttattaaatgaaacattttaatcgctttcctaaaactatcaaattttattgaatattaattttaattgaacaccttgtattgtattttatatctcATATCCTTTATACTTCTTTTGTTTATTTTGACTGTTCATAGGTAATACAAGCTGTATCACATGCATCAGCATCTCAACCAATCGTTGTACAAACTATTCCAACTACGgccattcaaaattttcaatccgaCGTAACTGTTACCGCGCCGGATGCTGTATTTCGAGAAAGAAATGCAACATACTTTAATGCAGTGCCAGCTCCACTGCAAAATTTTTTACCTCCCAACTTaccgtataatttttataatatatctaATGTTACATACCGCGAATGATTTCGTTCAACATAGAAAGGTTTACATTGTGTTATATAAACCAGTTAtcagtaaaaaaaaaagtataaaacagACTATAATTACTTAAATGTACGAATATTTCGAATTGTATGCAATTCTGTTACactgaaaatatgtatatgaacGTAACGAAACGAGATTAATttactcgtataaattatttgAACCTTTTACTTTTTAACAGTCTAGAAATGATATGAACATAGTTGTTTAATGTTAACATTACGCGACGAAAATGGTTTTGTTGTAGATAATAAGTGTACAAATGGTTTAACTGTATCTTTTACTTCAATTACGATTATATActtcagaaataaatagaaaataaaactcATGATCAAAATAATCCTGCTAACTAATACGGTGGTATATAAAAAACTTTCAATCAAATACTGATACTGTTTTACTTGATTAGAAAAGGAGATAACACCATTTATAATCTAAAAAATaggttatttttaaaaattcaaagtgtttcttttataaatcagatacgctctatcaaatggtgatatttttaacttccggtttcggccggaaataggtgattgagaccggaagttacattttttaaatggaacatggtattttttattacggattcgcattctatgcgaaaaaacaagcaacttttgtctgaaacattttttcatggattgatgtatttaaaaaatacctcattccattaaaaaaattatcgatgaccttgaaatcttgtaaaaaaaatgtcctcgaaaattttttcccttgcaccgttacatgtggcccttcgaacagtgtaactttgtccgaagaagtttttttgtacaacgaaaagtaacggagatatttaggtgttctgtttcttcggactcaccctgtatatacggtACGGTGTGGTAATCaatcatttttaatatcaattatGACATACAATTAAGTTTATACAGTTGTATAACATAATTTTATGCTATTTTATTACTAAATAAATTAAAGTACATTTATAACAGAACATATTCTTATTAAAGTTTACTAGACGCAAGCTCCTTGATGCGTGTAAGTATATCGTCAGACTTTAAGTTTTGTAGAGAAACACACTGCTCTTTTCCGTATTCTGAAATACGTAAtgaacatattaatataaaagataattcGCTACTTTGGAAGAAAACAGGCACAACTCGAAAACCATTGGAGAAAATCCCATTTAAAGATTTAACCAAAGTTCAACTGAATATCACTTATCTCCATAAAATCACATCAGTAATATCTTCTACTTTGTTTAAAGTACATACTTAGGGTTAACTTTTGTATAgtttttttattctttctaaCCGAAATATTAACCCTGAAGGTTTTAGACATGTGatacttttctttaaaaaaaacttcAATTATAGCTAAGTGGCCGGATATGCGAATTACATTTGTGACACTCTTCCACATAAAAATATACCACTTTTTCATTTTGATTGCGACATAAATAAGCGaacaatcgcaatttttttagttATGCCGGTTTTCTTCCAAAGTAGCGAATTATTGAATATGACTTGAATTTGTAAAGCTATAAAGTTTGACCGAAACAGATTTGTAATCTAAGTATAACATggatgtaaaatatttttcaatatcattTACCATATCGTGCGTATAGAAACGGTTCGGTTGCAGAACATTCtctaattaaaattggaaactgTGGATTATTTCTTTTAAGAGGCACATACTGCTGTTGGATAAAATCTCTGAAAAAATAGGTTAGGATTTAAACATCATAATTATCGACAAATATTACATTTTCTAATGATTCtaatttcatatttaaaaacaatatcATTACCTAACACCTTGACTACTCGTAGATGTTTGACACAGAAGAATTCGTAACTCTTTTAAATGTGGACCAAGTTTAACGGCAGccattttttattacttattactAAACACACAGCACAGCAATACACAGGCGAGCGTACTGAAAAGACAGAATTGCAGAatgctatttatgaaattataatgtatatattggtatatatctaatttaaagttttcaaaatTACTTGTACTCTAATAAACCGtaatattttgtacaattttctaagcattatgtaaataatttgaataatttattaaatttaattattaattgtgaATCATATTGTATTTCTTCTAAGATagaatattcaattaaaatgtGAGTCTTATCGAAATTGCAGCTGGTTGGCACTGATTTCGAAAATGTGTCTAGTTTGGTCTAGTTTATGTGAAATTGGAGAAGCTCTGGTGGCCAGTGTTTTGGTCGAACCAAGTGTTTTAGTGGCTGTACTGATTTTCAGTACTCCAATGACTCCAACTGCGGGATTACCCAGACTATATACATAGCACACGTAGCCACAGATTCTCGTCTTTGGCAGTTTGTCGTAACTTTTACCAGTCTCTGCTTTCACTAAATAATCATGACTTTAAATCCGGATAATTTGCTAAATGAAGTTTTAAAACTTGACtgtgttaaaaaattaaaagttaGTGTTGAGAATTCAGTAAAATATGGAACTTTAGTTGGAGCAGCCACAGTAATGTCTGGGCTTCTTTTTGGACCTCGGGGacttgtaattggtaattattttttacataataaaaaaatttcaatttagcATTAATTAaacggggtagactcgtttttcaggattgcaagagtgcgggagCACCTTCTCAttactcgataatgcaaagaggggatttaaaagatcaatcaatttttatttagaccgcaattgccctcaaaagtcctatttttacgtttacgaggggtaatttgcattattcggcagcgtaatgtgcatattattcggaagcatgcaGCTGCGCACGTAGCtaatttcataaagctgcgacagctacatccCTGACAACCAAAAATTTCAAAACGAGGGAAACAACGCTTTTGAATactgaaaaccccatctttgaattatcgagaaatgagaacgcgcaacctgccacccttgcaatcttggaaaaaTGAATCTAACCCCTTAAACAATCCGTAATACAAATTGTAAATTCCAAATGGTTTTTGTAGGTGGTGTATTAAGCAGTTGTGCAGCTAGTTATGCATCATCCGGAGAATTTAAGTCTGTTCCACATATAATTTTGTACGAAACCACTCCAGAAGAAAGGAAAGAATTAGCTGGAAAACTATGGAAATTAGTTACCACAAGAAATATAAAAACCCTTCaaaaattcatatatttaatacaaactaACAAAGGATTTCTGGAGACCGTAGTACAAGTTCTAACAATGTTTTTGTCTAGTAAGATGGGATATGAGGTGCACGCGTAACATTGTATTATGTGTGTTGTATTATTAAGATTCTCTCATAAGAGAGAGATTGTAATctagaatttaaaataaaatttctcacAGTTTTTAATCTATTGTATTGTATGTAATCAACGACCTACTAATGATAACCTCGCCCGATGCTATTGCGTGGTGGAAAGTGCCCAGCCTCGTTATTTAATTGCCACACCTCGTACAACAATAACGCTTAACATAAACTTTTGCCATCGAATCCGAGTCTATTCAATTTTTACTCATCTGTAAAGATTACCTCAAGCCACTGCTCTCGTGTCTAATTGATATGTTCTTTCACAAAGACAAATTTCGATCCAaaggatcgaaccgtagcgccgaaaacatttaaagatttataaatttaaaaaatgtttgaactaAATCTGGTAGAAACAGTTTCTACGAAAAATGATTGTTAATATCTGAAAAGCGGTGATTAATTTTAGGGAATACACcgtgaatattttatttgtgtattttttgtacattttatttatatatatacatatactatttacACATAATGTATGTTACTTGTACATTTATTCAATGCTTTTCCAACGGTACAagttaatttaaatatactcTATTTAGGATAATCTTAGTCCTGTTTTATACCCATCGCTCACACTGTTATTTTGTTGaatattccgttttgtcgatcgtaacgaattaatagaaattagtttatttatgttatcggcgcacagattcgatccaaaatcaagacaaagcaattttgcaatttaaaaaatcttcaagagaattttgcgtctgaaaaatactgAATATTATACCGAGTGTTTCACAAGATCAACAATAACCAACAACATACTTTTTCACCGTACTTGCtatgtgtaaattgtttataagtgTATAAATTTGCAACTGAATTCCATGGAGGCACTAGCGGATGAGCTACACGCTACGCAAAAACAAAGGAACGACGTATATTGACAATCAGCTAATCAGACACGTTGATCGAAAAGTTCTTGAATCGATAAAAGAACTTCGTCTCCGCATATGAAGTATTAATGTATTGCAAAACTATTCTCAGTTTTCATTGCATTTTTATGCTATCTACATTACTTTAAAAgaaaactttttgaaaaatatgcagACCATAATAGACACTTTTATTTGCTTCATAGCAGGATCATTATGCTTGATTAGGAAGTAGATAAAGAA contains the following coding sequences:
- the LOC143207526 gene encoding uncharacterized protein LOC143207526 isoform X2; amino-acid sequence: MTEPELCRLCAETKENFIGIYDAEGQKLAIDAKIAKCLQIQVLISDGLPLTVCIDCCILLNQCNEFFEKTNQAQTSLRQLLINTKSEPQSLETNIDYIQKADAFPKEEEETRDTVAECRQLSNNYIHESNVSHDYFIEEPKSINQKKYEVKESESNAKEKKCKIQMKKTLPKQTKKKLKRKSQNEKLDDTHLYINSDLEKEHNSMNVKTNVKIPDNYMTGTDSDLEIIESHTSEALKFGHKRGDSMDRYPWLCTDCNDKLPSLEGLEVHHETVHNQQAKYMCVLCCKVYDKYYGFLTHVKRHKNKAKFSEERPHVCQTCGKAFRQQSALYIHSRCHLPDTMKNRFPCDQCDKRFSTKPNLVTHKRIHSGVRNFTCDQCGKSFIQKGNLEAHFLTHSADKPYSCTQCSKAFKTPLQLKKHETVHTGAKPHQCAVCGRTFREKGTLREHHRIHTGAMPFTCEFCGKCFRFKGILTTHRRQHTGERPYSCLECQHHFTNWPNYNKHMKRRHGINTSHTKHLSQSQPSQQQLHQQQQQSEQTVQSNTSEDPLSAISHSESSTVQVIQAVSHASASQPIVVQTIPTTAIQNFQSDVTVTAPDAVFRERNATYFNAVPAPLQNFLPPNLPYNFYNISNVTYRE
- the LOC143207526 gene encoding uncharacterized protein LOC143207526 isoform X3 codes for the protein MTEPELCRLCAETKENFIGIYDAEGQKLAIDAKIAKCLQIQVLISDGLPLTVCIDCCILLNQCNEFFEKTNQAQTSLRQLLINTKSEPQSLETNIDYIQKADAFPKEEEETRDTVAECRQLSNNYIHESNVSHDYFIEEPKSINQKKYEVKESESNAKEKKCKIQMKKTLPKQTKKKLKRKSQNEKLDDTHLYINSDLEKEHNSMNVKTNVKIPDNYMTGTDSDLEIIESHTSEALKFGHKRGDSMDRYPWLCTDCNDKLPSLEGLEVHHETVHNQQAKYMCVLCCKVYDKYYGFLTHVKRHKNKAKFSRCHLPDTMKNRFPCDQCDKRFSTKPNLVTHKRIHSGVRNFTCDQCGKSFIQKGNLEAHFLTHSADKPYSCTQCSKAFKTPLQLKKHETVHTGAKPHQCAVCGRTFREKGTLREHHRIHTGAMPFTCEFCGKCFRFKGILTTHRRQHTGERPYSCLECQHHFTNWPNYNKHMKRRHGINTSHTKHLSQSQPSQQQLHQQQQQSEQTVQSNTSEDPLSAISHSESSTVQVIQAVSHASASQPIVVQTIPTTAIQNFQSDVTVTAPDAVFRERNATYFNAVPAPLQNFLPPNLPYNFYNISNVTYRE
- the LOC143207526 gene encoding uncharacterized protein LOC143207526 isoform X1, whose product is MTEPELCRLCAETKENFIGIYDAEGQKLAIDAKIAKCLQIQVLISDGLPLTVCIDCCILLNQCNEFFEKTNQAQTSLRQLLINTKSEPQSLETNIDYIQKADAFPKEEEETRDTVAECRQLSNNYIHESNVSHDYFIEEPKSINQKKYEVKESESNAKEKKCKIQMKKTLPKQTKKKLKRKSQNEKLDDTHLYINSDLEKEHNSMNVKTNVKIPDNYMTGTDSDLEIIESHTSEALKFGHKRGDSMDRYPWLCTDCNDKLPSLEGLEVHHETVHNQQAKYMCVLCCKVYDKYYGFLTHVKRHKNKAKFSCEDCGKSFVHKKVLDSHKAIHSEERPHVCQTCGKAFRQQSALYIHSRCHLPDTMKNRFPCDQCDKRFSTKPNLVTHKRIHSGVRNFTCDQCGKSFIQKGNLEAHFLTHSADKPYSCTQCSKAFKTPLQLKKHETVHTGAKPHQCAVCGRTFREKGTLREHHRIHTGAMPFTCEFCGKCFRFKGILTTHRRQHTGERPYSCLECQHHFTNWPNYNKHMKRRHGINTSHTKHLSQSQPSQQQLHQQQQQSEQTVQSNTSEDPLSAISHSESSTVQVIQAVSHASASQPIVVQTIPTTAIQNFQSDVTVTAPDAVFRERNATYFNAVPAPLQNFLPPNLPYNFYNISNVTYRE
- the Nd-b8 gene encoding NADH dehydrogenase (ubiquinone) B8 subunit — its product is MAAVKLGPHLKELRILLCQTSTSSQGVRDFIQQQYVPLKRNNPQFPILIRECSATEPFLYARYEYGKEQCVSLQNLKSDDILTRIKELASSKL
- the LOC143207553 gene encoding protein C19orf12 homolog; the protein is MTLNPDNLLNEVLKLDCVKKLKVSVENSVKYGTLVGAATVMSGLLFGPRGLVIGGVLSSCAASYASSGEFKSVPHIILYETTPEERKELAGKLWKLVTTRNIKTLQKFIYLIQTNKGFLETVVQVLTMFLSSKMGYEVHA